In Caretta caretta isolate rCarCar2 chromosome 4, rCarCar1.hap1, whole genome shotgun sequence, one genomic interval encodes:
- the LOC142071849 gene encoding uncharacterized protein LOC142071849, whose protein sequence is MAWHQGLSNPIPEFQLTLEETALPPESTTTGRKRRRRSVPNRPVTWGAVKALVAAAQRRLAADQQPETPETLFVAILAQITANSVMIVCLLCLLFPVGVGSEALPPLRARMTYNIWERLASIANVTHFCLSNSVAAGDLLGTCLIPVCHHPEEMENKTLFSAYANLSSQYSSMANWGPANYTLPRTAISLHTPYPAGAHNVTCARIVNCTSTKVPLGCRKISQPLLNCSHAVNVSYNYGHIILPSGWFFTCGSRTFNYIPANLSDGTLCCLSRMTLILPFAGQNRSKRSVPLSDDCIADVELFSRAEYTALAVSIVGVPALAMYSARTLNNLACFAAKAINTTSQAIALLNTEQHELRDAILDNRAAIDFLLLKHHLGYSTFQHMCCFNLTDNSRSIETRLAVLANLTTHIRQDLGFEGFWNWLTGWLPSLEWLRQLFGYFVFVIIGLIFCCCCVQCIPSLLRFCEILSWKAPQVMSLSVWELNSMTKQIDGYNEMANYH, encoded by the coding sequence atggcatggcaccaggggctgtcgaatcccataccagagtttcagctgaccttggaggagaccgcgttgccccccgagtcgacaacgacgggacggaaacggaggaggcgtagtgtcccaaaccggcccgtgacatggggagcagtaaaagcattggtcgccgcggcccaacgaaggctggcagcagatcaacagccagagactcctgagactttgtttgtggcgattctcgcccaaatcactgctaattctgtgatgattgtgtgccttttgtgcctgctatttcctgtaggggttggttCGGAAGCGCTTCCCCCGctacgagcccgaatgacatataacatatgggaaagattggcttcaatagcaaatgttacccacttttgtctatctaattctgtagcagccggagatttgttaggtacatgccttattccagtatgtcatcaccctgaggagatggagaataagacactgttctctgcttatgcgaatctttcctcccagtactctagcatggctaattggggcccagcCAACTATACTTTGCCTCGcacggctatatccctccacacaccgtacccggccggggctcacAATGTTACTTGTGCGCGTatagttaactgcactagtacaaaggtgcccttgggctgtcgaaaaatttctcaaccccttttaaattgttcccatgctgttaatgtttcatataattatggccatatcatcctaccatcaggatggttttttacttgcggttcacgcacctttaattatattcctgcaaatttaagtgatggcaccctttgctgtcttagtagaatgacccttatattgccttttgctggacAAAAtcgtagtaaaagaagtgtacccctttcagatgattgtattgcagatgttgagctttttagtcgtgctgagtatactgctttagcggtctctattgttggggtccccgcgcttgccatgtattcagccagaactttaaataacctggcatgctttgcagcaaaggcaattaatacaacatcccaggctattgccttacttaacacagaacaacacgaattaagggatgcaatcttggataacagagcagccattgattttctgctcctaaaacaccatctaggctactccacatttcagcacatgtgttgctttaatttaactgataatagtcgctccatagaaactagactggctgtattggccaatcttacaacacacatacgccaagatctggggtttgagggtttttggaattggcttacaggttggctgccctctctagaatggctgcgacagctttttggttattttgtgtttgtaatcattgggcttattttttgctgctgctgtgtacaatgtattccttccttgttaagattttgtgaaattttgtcctggaaagctccccaagttatgtccttgtctgtctgggagttaaatagcatgacaaaacaaattgacggctacaaTGAGATGGCCaattatcattaa